A window from Malania oleifera isolate guangnan ecotype guangnan chromosome 7, ASM2987363v1, whole genome shotgun sequence encodes these proteins:
- the LOC131159248 gene encoding beta-glucosidase 24-like — translation MAMVVQGGSLCFSSVVLLLFLTQYANATSLNCDRFLELSSPASGLRRRELWANRFSSPGFLREPSSDDALVRSDFPPDFIFGSATAAYQVEGAAHEDGRGPSVWDIFSEGSPERISDGSNGSVAIDFYHRYKDDVALMKEIGMDAFRFSISWSRVLPGGSLKNGGVNPQGIKFYNDLINEVISQGMTPYVTLFHWDAPQGLEDEYNGFLSRKIVKDFKDFAKVCFDNFGDRVKHWITLNEPWTFSVYGYDYGYHAPGRCSTWVNENCTAGNSSTEPYIVAHNLLLSHAAAVQLYRKKYQAVQKGQIGLTLNLFWMVNYTDSQCDIEAAERATDFMYGWFLHPTTYGDYPCSMKDIVQDRLPKFTAKQSKLLKKSYDFVGVNYYTARYAANNPYSNRVNVSYMNDFLVDLETEKDGEPIGTASDLSWLYVYPSGIKDLLKYTKEKYDNPTIYVTENGYSESNNKSKPLKESLNDTTRIDYYKSHLEYVQAAINEDEVDVKGFFTWSFADNYEWSDGYTARFGIVFIDYDDDLKRYPKSTTCWLQKFLHN, via the exons ATGGCTATGGTAGTTCAGGGTGGTTCTCTTTGCTTCTCCTCTGTAGTCTTGTTACTATTTCTTACACAATATGCCAATGCTACATCCTTGAACTGTGATCGCTTCCTGGAGCTCTCTTCGCCGGCATCTGGGCTTCGGCGCCGAGAGCTTTGGGCTAATCGATTCTCTTCCCCTGGCTTTCTTAGGGAACCCTCCTCTGATGATGCCCTAGTCAGGAGTGATTTTCCACCTGACTTCATTTTTGGTTCTGCAACAGCTGCTTACCAG GTGGAAGGAGCAGCACACGAAGATGGTCGAGGGCCAAGTGTTTGGGACATCTTCAGTGAGGGATCTCCTg AGAGGATATCTGATGGAAGCAATGGAAGCGTGGCCATTGATTTTTATCATCGTTATAAG GATGACGTAGCTTTGATGAAGGAAATAGGAATGGATGCTTTTCGGTTCTCCATCTCTTGGTCTAGAGTATTGCCTG GTGGAAGCCTAAAAAATGGGGGAGTAAACCCTCAAGGAATCAAATTTTACAATGATCTTATCAATGAGGTTATTAGTCaag gTATGACACCCTATGTCACCCTTTTTCACTGGGATGCTCCTCAAGGTTTAGAAGATGAATACAATGGCTTTCTAAGCCGAAAGATTGT GAAGGATTTTAAAGATTTTGCAAAAGTTTGCTTTGATAATTTTGGGGACCGAGTGAAGCATTGGATTACCTTGAACGAGCCATGGACTTTTAGTGTTTATGGGTATGACTATGGTTATCATGCACCGGGCCGGTGTTCCACATGGGTGAATGAAAACTGCACAGCTGGGAACTCATCTACAGAGCCTTACATCGTAGCGCACAATCTCCTTCTTTCTCATGCAGCTGCTGTCCAACTATATAGGAAGAAGTATCAG GCAGTTCAAAAGGGTCAGATTGGATTGACCCTAAACCTGTTTTGGATGGTAAATTACACCGATAGTCAATGTGACATAGAAGCAGCTGAAAGAGCCACAGATTTCATGTATGGATG GTTTCTCCATCCAACAACTTATGGAGATTATCCATGCAGTATGAAAGATATTGTCCAAGATCGGCTACCCAAATTCACTGCTAAGCAATCCAAGTTGTTGAAAAAATCTTATGATTTTGTTGGAGTAAATTACTACACAGCTCGTTATGCAGCAAATAATCCATACTCTAATCGGGTTAATGTTAGCTACATGAACGATTTCCTTGTTGACCTCGAGA CGGAAAAAGATGGAGAACCCATTGGTACAGCG TCGGACTTATCATGGCTCTATGTCTATCCAAGTGGAATTAAGGATCTTCTAAAGTACACCAAGGAGAAATATGACAATCCGACAATTTACGTCACTGAGAATG GGTATAGTGAGTCAAATAATAAGAGTAAACCGCTCAAGGAATCCCTCAATGACACTACGAGAATAGACTACTACAAGTCTCATCTTGAATATGTTCAAGCTGCCATTAATGA GGATGAAGTTGATGTCAAGGGTTTCTTTACATGGTCATTTGCGGACAATTACGAATGGAGTGATGGGTATACTGCAAGGTTTGGGATAGTGTTCATAGATTATGATGATGATTTGAAGAGGTACCCGAAAAGCACCACTTGTTGGCTCCAAAAGTTTCTCCACAATTAG